From Saccharomyces kudriavzevii IFO 1802 strain IFO1802 genome assembly, chromosome: 13, a single genomic window includes:
- the MGL2 gene encoding putative carboxylic ester hydrolase (similar to Saccharomyces cerevisiae YMR210W): protein MRLKELLPNFLIVHQEVPDNPIAFKSSDKREDDNKKVTVPELIKAKVPELTDGATGILYGLLVNGHLQTAYGSVRRFDNIDKVQYKRLIMKYPHGGEGTVDFVVKDKSTNKRRKVEKEYMPRNQPIFDGNLKRRYSYYSPDDPKLKSDDAKPMLIILHGLTGGSRESYVRAIVHEITTKYDFEACVFNARGCCYSAITTPLLYNGGWTNDIRYCVNDLRKRFPNRKFYMMGFSLGASIMTNYLGEESDRTKIECAISVSNPFDLYNSAYFINSTPMGSRFYSPALGHNLLRMVRNHLSVLEENPNFKAIIEQNLKKIRTVRQFDNLLTGPMFGYKNAEEYYKNASSYKRIPGIRTPFIALHAQDDPIVGGDLPINQIKSNPYTLLLETSIGGHVGWFKDRSGRRWYTEPLCRLLKAFHDEITVKGLKPDLENVELPSPNCEPIATTFPSK from the coding sequence ATGCGTCTAAAGGAGTTacttccaaattttttaatCGTTCATCAGGAGGTCCCTGACAATCCCATTGCATTCAAGTCTTCTGATAAACGAGAGGATGACAATAAAAAGGTGACCGTCCCAGAATTAATTAAGGCTAAAGTTCCCGAGCTGACAGATGGTGCCACTGGCATTTTATATGGCTTACTGGTGAACGGTCATTTACAGACTGCATATGGCTCGGTTAGGCGCTTTGATAATATAGATAAAGTCCAATATAAAAGACTGATAATGAAATATCCACATGGGGGTGAAGGCACGGTAGATTTTGTTGTAAAGGATAAGAGTACcaacaaaagaaggaaagttGAGAAAGAGTACATGCCGAGAAATCAGCCGATATTCGATGGAAACTTGAAACGAAGATATTCGTACTATTCCCCTGACGATCCCAAGTTAAAATCAGACGACGCAAAGCCTATGCTTATTATTCTGCATGGGTTAACGGGAGGCTCCAGGGAGAGCTATGTAAGGGCAATTGTTCATGAAATCACCACGAAGTATGACTTCGAAGCATGCGTGTTTAACGCAAGGGGGTGTTGCTATTCTGCGATCACGACACCCCTATTATACAATGGGGGATGGACTAACGACATAAGATACTGTGTTAATGACTTGAGGAAAAGATTTCCGAATAGAAAATTCTACATGATGGGGTTCTCGTTAGGAGCATCTATAATGACAAATTATTTGGGGGAAGAGTCTGATCGTACGAAGATTGAATGCGCTATTTCCGTTAGTAATCCTTTCGATTTGTACAACTCCGCATATTTCATTAATAGTACACCAATGGGGTCACGATTCTACTCACCTGCATTGGGCCACAACTTGCTACGTATGGTTCGAAACCACCTTTCTGTCTTGGAGGAAAATCCTAACTTTAAAGCCATTATCGAgcaaaatttgaaaaaaattcgtaCAGTCAGGcaatttgataatttgTTGACAGGACCGATGTTTGGATATAAGAATGCAGAGGAGTATTATAAGAATGCTTCTTCATATAAAAGAATCCCAGGGATCAGAACGCCATTTATAGCGCTGCACGCTCAGGATGACCCAATTGTCGGTGGCGATCTCCCTATAAATCAGATAAAATCCAACCCTTACACTCTGCTCCTAGAGACTTCAATCGGTGGTCATGTTGGGTGGTTCAAAGACAGATCTGGCAGAAGATGGTATACAGAGCCCCTATGCAGACTTTTGAAGGCATTTCACGATGAAATCACAGTGAAAGGCTTGAAACCTGACTTGGAAAATGTGGAACTTCCAAGCCCTAACTGTGAGCCCATAGCCACAACTTTCCCGTCAAAGTAG
- the SKDI13G3390 gene encoding uncharacterized protein (similar to Saccharomyces cerevisiae YMR209C; ancestral locus Anc_8.722), translating into MVSSLSSNILIALIVVLMTLLRQNKSFKKWFVSNIEILLSRTSNSTQKINVLSPTLKLVSDEKLMGAYRPNFAKLNSRLPRLLELTQNLIRLHEYRVRGESYNGLLFQRTRQLGGISEDQLRQLGYFTKLVKSNEGIRANAEVIDKIIEYTLMKLVHSNEQAEEFVEEIDKICEEHGYKVKDGQLTKLKATSVFPIVLSRGSQNAVHEALAHLCRDFSSYYSRERDPLQNFFTDRIKSFVNGSGFTKEKVLMVIPGAGVGGLSHSLASTFPHIQVDSIELSALMYVCNLFALEYGQDVEIRPFIQQYSGQTVFDNQLRSLSADLSKVNQHKNLTPLWGDFTQYSPDAKNYDKIIVCSAYFIDTAENIFDYLNSIEALKEYCKELHWINVGPLKYGTKPLVQFTGDELNQLRKIRGWKDLVETYELDYFKGLNGYLTDYESMYQGYYGLLKFHSVFEKSE; encoded by the coding sequence ATGGTTAGCTCGCTCTCATCCAACATACTTATAGCCCTTATAGTGGTCCTGATGACACTATTAAGGCAAAATAAGTCGTTCAAAAAGTGGTTTGTGTCAAACATTGAAATACTATTGTCAAGAACATCGAACTCGACCCAGAAAATTAACGTCTTATCACcaactttgaaattggtCAGTGATGAAAAACTGATGGGAGCCTATCGGCCGAACTTCGCCAAGCTCAATTCTAGACTTCCTAGGCTTCTTGAGCTGACACAGAATTTGATCCGTTTGCATGAGTATCGCGTAAGAGGAGAAAGCTACAATGGCCTTTTGTTTCAAAGAACAAGACAATTGGGCGGAATTTCAGAAGACCAGTTGCGGCAGTTGGGTTACTTCACCAAACTAGTGAAAAGTAATGAGGGGATTCGAGCAAATGCAGAGGTGATTGACAAGATAATCGAGTATactttgatgaaattggTTCATTCCAACGAGCAGGCCGAGGAATTCGTGGAGGAGATTGATAAAATATGTGAAGAGCATGGCTATAAGGTTAAAGACGGTCAACTGACTAAATTAAAAGCGACCTCCGTATTTCCAATAGTGCTATCTAGAGGCAGTCAAAATGCTGTCCATGAAGCATTGGCACATTTATGTCGAGATTTCAGCTCTTACTATAGCAGGGAAAGAGATCCTTTACAGAATTTCTTCACTGATAGAATCAAAAGCTTTGTGAATGGATCTGGGTTTACCAAAGAGAAAGTTCTGATGGTGATACCAGGTGCCGGCGTTGGGGGCTTATCTCATAGTCTTGCCAGCACTTTCCCCCATATACAAGTAGATTCCATTGAATTGTCGGCTTTGATGTATGTATGTAACCTATTTGCACTTGAATATGGGCAAGATGTTGAAATACGGCCTTTTATACAACAATATTCAGGTCAGACAGTGTTTGATAACCAGTTGAGAAGTTTATCGGCAGATCTAAGCAAAGTCAACCAGCACAAAAACTTGACTCCACTATGGGGGGACTTTACACAATATTCTCCCGATGCGAAAAATTATGATAAAATTATTGTTTGTAGCGCATATTTTATAGACACTGCGGAGAATATATTCGATTATTTAAACAGTATCGAAGCATTAAAGGAATATTGTAAAGAACTACATTGGATTAACGTAGGGCCGTTGAAATATGGCACCAAACCTTTAGTCCAATTCACTGGGGATGAATTAAACCAACTACGCAAAATTCGCGGATGGAAGGATCTTGTGGAAACATATGAACTCGATTATTTTAAAGGGCTAAATGGCTATTTGACCGATTACGAGTCTATGTACCAAGGTTATTATGGCCTACTTAAATTCCATTCTGTTTTCGAGAAATCAGAGTAA
- the HFA1 gene encoding acetyl-CoA carboxylase HFA1 (similar to Saccharomyces cerevisiae HFA1 (YMR207C) and ACC1 (YNR016C); ancestral locus Anc_6.311), with the protein MRSIRKWAYETFNDEKIIQFVVMATTDDLHANSEYIRMADQYVQVPGGTNNNNYANIDLILDVAQQTDVDAVWAGWGHASENPCLPELLANSQRKILFIGPPGHAMRSLGDKISSTIVAQSAKIPCIPWSGSGIDTIHTDDQTKLVSVPSDVYSEGCCSSPEDALEKARSIGFPVMIKASEGGGGKGIRQVDNEEDFIAFYGQAVNESPGSPMFVMKVIADARHLEVQLLADQYGTNITLFGRDCSVQRRHQKVIEEAPVTITKPEIFHKMERAAIRLGELVGYVSAGTVEYLYSPEDDKFYFLELNPRLQVEHPTTEMISGVNLPAAQLQIAMGIPMHRISDIRKLYDSEPTGTSRIDFKCSKIPSPKGHCISCRITSEDPNEGFKPSTGKIHELNFRSSSDVWGYFSVGNNGAIHSFSDSQFGHIFAIGNDRRDAKQNMVLALKDFSIRGEFKTPVEYLIELLETQDFGNNRISTGWLDSLILKNLPSDAKLDPILAVICGAAMKAYIFKEEIRNNYLELLQRGQVPPKDLLRTKFSIDFIFNNQRYLFTAVQSSEERFLLSINNSQCEVNIQKLSSDCLLISVDGKCHTIYWKEDVRGTRLSIDSVTTFLEAELNPTQMISPTPGKLMKYSVSNGDHISAGQQYAEIEIMKMQMPLVAKANGVVELLRQPGSIIEAGDVVANLSLDAPSKANELSLYQGELPTLSPPIIEGSRPVHKFRTLLGKLENILKGYNEVAEIGTTLKELIKVLRDGRLPYSEWRSQISTVHNRLPKQLSGKLEKLIENSASFPARKLHDFMARYVDENMNDHVTCISLEPLLNIAKRYYEGLTSHEHEVFFKLIKRYHDIEKIFESPDVDEERNLLDLRNKDLSNLKDVLCTSLSHANIRRKNKLIISILQEYEALCQDSSSISLKFGAVLHDLATLVSKLTKEVAIKARTMLLGGYLPSLRQRKEYIENLLRLHSDDIGGKPSWDRNTYSCMKDFDNLIRSNLVQLQDLFFFFGHQNVLFSKIASEIYVRYAYGPYELEGMNNHKETPDILMSWRFSSSKDILPSSNTYIDEDMNFSELSLTYNENRSKNLAFLVNVDGLDSMENTLDAIYENIKVPQDISADGDNFLIVNVLSSISHKNEEDLIKSLRNKLLINCKRLADLSASRVTFAFTPENGPFVKFYSFNGAAYDENFQARNLDPSYESPLELERMANYKIRPLPTYDSSVRIFEGISKFTPLDRRFFIRKIINSSIIDDRKTALAHLKTGINAQMHCMLDHMEAIDSSNSDLNHIFLNFNAVFNVSARRFEEVLESVLETHETRLFQERITDIEIRIFIEGPEAKKPVPLRLLISNKSGYVIKIKAYYETIDKDGNLVLKSPGKQGHSDQKFASLPYSVKDWLQPKRYKAQFMGTTYVYDFPDLFQQAAIQQWKKYFPKHKLKEGFFTWVELIERNGSLIKVNRGLGHNNIGMVAFEMMIQTPEYPEGRNIIVISNDITYNIGSFGPKEDFFFDKVTNYAREKGIPRIYLAANSGAKLGIAEELIPLFHVAWNDPSDPAKGFRYLYLTPKDMQQLRDSGKENSVVTEHRMVYGEERYIIKTIVGSEEGIGVECLQGSGLIAGATSKAYKDIFTITAVTCRSVGIGSYLVRLGQRTIQVEDKPIILTGVSAINRVLGKDIYSSNLQIGGTQIMYKNGITHLTVSNDMKAVEQILTWLSYVPAKRGMSAPVLETIDRWDRNVSFKPVRQVPYEAKWLIEGKLDANGEFQSGLFDRGSFFETLSGWAKGVVVGRARLGGIPVGVIAVETKTIEDIVPADPADPKSSEFSIKEAGQVWYPNSAFKTAQSINDFNYGEQLPLIILANWRGFSGGQRDMYNEVLKYGSFIVDALVEYKQPIIIYIPPLGELRGGSWVVVDPTINPEQMEMYADLESRGGVLEPDGVVSIKYRKEKMIETMTRLDSTYRHLKRTLMEKELSLEKQSDLTKRLKIRERQLMPIYSQISIQFADLHDRSTRMLVKGVIRKELEWKKSRRFLYWRLRRRLNEGQVIKRLRRKMSDNKTVMEYGELLKMVQTWYDHLDVSDDRAVAEFIERNSKEIDKNVEEFEISLFIDELKKRFEDKNGNIVLEELTKLVDSKRKK; encoded by the coding sequence ATGAGGTCCATAAGGAAATGGGCATACGAGACGTTCAATGATGAGAAGATAATTCAATTCGTGGTAATGGCCACAACAGACGATTTACATGCAAATTCTGAGTACATTAGGATGGCAGACCAGTACGTGCAAGTGCCGGGGGGGACGAACAATAACAATTACGCCAATATAGATTTAATATTAGACGTGGCACAGCAAACAGATGTGGATGCGGTATGGGCCGGATGGGGACATGCTTCTGAAAATCCATGTTTGCCTGAGCTATTGGCCAATtcacaaagaaaaatactatTTATTGGTCCTCCGGGCCACGCTATGAGATCTCTCGGtgataaaatttcttccacCATTGTTGCGCAAAGCGCTAAAATACCATGTATTCCCTGGTCTGGCTCTGGTATAGACACTATTCACACCGATGATCAAACAAAACTTGTATCTGTTCCAAGTGACGTATATTCAGAAGGGTGCTGTTCCTCACCCGAGGATGCTTTAGAAAAGGCCAGATCTATAGGGTTTCCGGTAATGATTAAGGCATCCGAAGGTGGTGGAGGTAAAGGTATTAGACAAGTAgacaatgaagaagattttattgCATTTTATGGGCAGGCAGTGAATGAATCGCCCGGATCACCGATGTTTGTTATGAAAGTTATCGCAGATGCGCGTCATTTAGAAGTGCAGTTGCTGGCAGATCAATATGGTACGAATATTACATTATTTGGAAGGGATTGTTCCGTACAAAGGCGGCATCAAAAAGTTATAGAAGAGGCACCGGTAACCATAACGAAGCCTGAGATATTTCATAAGATGGAACGCGCAGCAATTCGTTTAGGTGAACTGGTAGGTTACGTTTCTGCGGGCACTGTCGAGTACTTATATTCAccagaagatgataaattttattttttagaATTGAATCCAAGATTACAAGTAGAACATCCCACTACTGAAATGATATCGGGAGTGAATCTTCCTGCTGCCCAGTTGCAAATTGCTATGGGTATTCCTATGCATAGGATAAGTGACATCAGAAAACTTTACGATTCAGAGCCGACGGGAACTTCCCGTATCGATTTTAAATGTTCAAAGATACCCTCGCCAAAGGGCCATTGTATTTCATGTAGAATCACTTCAGAAGACCCTAACGAAGGTTTTAAACCCTCCACCGGGAAAATTCACGAGCTCAACTTCCGTTCGTCCTCCGACGTTTGGGGTTATTTTTCAGTAGGAAATAATGGCGCCATTCATTCATTCTCAGACTCCCAATTCGGCCACATTTTCGCAATAGGGAACGATAGACGGGATGCAAAGCAAAACATGGTTTTGGCTTTAAAGGACTTTTCTATCCGTGGAGAATTCAAAACGCCTGTTGAGTACCTCATTGAGCTACTAGAGACTCAAGACTTCGGAAATAATAGGATATCCACTGGTTGGCTGGATAGtttgatcttgaaaaacCTACCCTCTGATGCCAAGTTAGATCCTATCCTCGCTGTTATTTGTGGTGCGGCAATGAAAGCATACATttttaaagaagaaattagaaaTAATTACTTGGAATTGTTGCAGAGAGGTCAAGTTCCCCCCAAGGATTTGCTGAGAACGAAATTTTCcattgatttcattttcaataaccAGAGATATCTGTTCACGGCTGTACAGTCATCTGAAGAGCGCTTCTTACTCTCTATTAATAATTCTCAATGTGAAGTTAATATCCAAAAGTTATCCAGCGACTGTTTACTGATCTCTGTTGACGGCAAATGTCATACAATTTATTGGAAGGAAGATGTCCGGGGTACAAGACTTTCCATAGATTCTGTTACCACATTCTTGGAGGCGGAGCTCAACCCCACTCAAATGATCTCCCCAACCCCTGGAAAACTGATGAAATATTCGGTATCAAATGGTGACCACATTTCTGCTGGACAACAATATGCAGAAATAGAAATTATGAAAATGCAGATGCCTTTAGTAGCAAAAGCCAATGGTGTCGTTGAATTGTTGCGGCAACCTGGTTCCATCATTGAAGCGGGTGATGTTGTAGCAAACCTATCTCTAGACGCACCCTCCAAGGCCAACGAATTGTCTTTATACCAGGGAGAATTACCCACCTTAAGTCCACCGATAATAGAAGGTAGTCGGCCAGTCCATAAATTCAGGACCTTACTAGGTAAATTAGAAAATATTCTCAAGGGATATAATGAGGTCGCCGAAATAGGAACAACTCTAAAGGAGTTGATAAAAGTCTTGAGAGATGGTAGACTTCCCTATTCAGAGTGGAGATCTCAGATCTCTACGGTGCATAATAGGTTGCCAAAACAATTGAGCGGAAAACTGGAGAAGTTGATCGAGAATTCTGCCTCATTTCCTGCGAGGAAATTGCATGACTTTATGGCACGCTACGTCGATGAAAATATGAATGATCATGTGACGTGTATTTCTTTGGAACCACTTCTTAACATTGCTAAAAGGTACTATGAAGGTTTGACAAGCCATGAACAcgaagtttttttcaagttgatCAAAAGATATCATGATATTGAgaagatttttgaaagtcCTGATGTGGATgaggaaagaaatttaCTAGATCTACGCAATAAAGACTTAAGCAATCTGAAAGACGTTTTGTGCACCAGCTTGTCACATGCCAACATACGCAGAAAGAATAAGTTAATTATCTCGATTTTGCAGGAATATGAGGCGTTGTGCCAAGATTCCTCCAGTATTTCTCTAAAATTTGGGGCTGTTCTGCATGATTTGGCAACTCTAGTCTCTAAGTTGACGAAAGAGGTTGCTATTAAGGCAAGAACGATGTTACTTGGAGGATATTTGCCTTCTTTGAGGCAGAGAAAAGAGTATATTGAAAACCTCTTACGGTTGCATTCAGATGATATAGGTGGTAAACCCTCCTGGGACAGAAACACGTATTCATGCATGAAAGACTTTGATAATTTGATACGTTCTAATTTGGTGCAACTACAAgatttgttctttttttttggccatCAAAATGTGCTTTTCTCCAAAATTGCTTCGGAAATTTATGTGAGGTATGCCTATGGGCCTTATGAATTGGAAGGAATGAATAATCACAAAGAAACGCCTGATATATTAATGTCATGGCGATTCAGTTCATCAAAAGACATTTTGCCCAGCTCTAATACTTACATTGATGAGgatatgaatttttcagagcTCTCTCTTACATACAATGAGAATAGGTCAAAAAATCTTGCTTTTCTCGTTAATGTAGATGGACTGGACTCTATGGAAAATACATTAGATGCGATATACGAAAATATTAAAGTTCCTCAGGATATATCAGCTGACGGAGATAATTTCCTTATTGTGAATGTTTTATCTTCTATTTCTCACAAAAACGAGGAAGATCTAATTAAAAGCTTGAGAAATAAACTCCTTATCAATTGCAAACGTTTAGCTGACCTCAGCGCTAGTCGTGTCACATTTGCGTTTACTCCAGAAAATGGTCCATTTGTTAAATTCTACTCATTTAATGGAGCTGCgtatgatgaaaattttcaagcaAGAAATTTGGATCCGTCCTACGAGTCTCCATTAGAGTTAGAAAGAATGGCAAATTATAAAATCAGGCCATTACCTACATACGATAGTAGTGTACGCATCTTCGAGGGTATAAGCAAATTTACACCACTTGATAGGAGGTTTTTTATCAGAAAGATCATAAATTCTTCCATAATTGATGATCGGAAAACAGCCCTTGCACATTTAAAAACGGGAATCAATGCCCAGATGCATTGTATGTTAGATCATATGGAGGCTATCGACAGCTCAAATTCGGACTTgaatcatatttttctaaACTTCAACGCAGTTTTTAACGTATCAGCACGCCGTTTTGAAGAGGTTTTAGAGAGTGTTTTAGAAACTCATGAGACTAGACTCTTCCAAGAGAGAATCACGGATATAGAAATTCGAATATTTATCGAGGGCCCAGAAGCTAAGAAGCCAGTCCCGCTTAGATTACTTATTTCTAATAAATCAGGATATGTGATAAAAATCAAAGCATATTATGAAACGATCGACAAGGACGGTAACCTGGTGCTAAAATCACCAGGTAAGCAGGGGCATTCAGATCAGAAGTTCGCCTCTCTACCTTACTCGGTGAAGGACTGGTTACAACCCAAAAGATACAAAGCTCAATTCATGGGTACAACTTATGTGTACGACTTTCCCGATCTGTTTCAACAGGCCGCAATTCAGCAAtggaagaaatattttccaaagcaTAAACTAAAGGAAGGATTTTTTACTTGGGTTGAATTGATTGAGCGGAATGGAAGTTTAATCAAGGTAAACAGGGGACTAGGCCATAATAATATTGGAATGGTTGCTTTCGAAATGATGATTCAGACTCCTGAGTACCCAGAAGGGCGTAATATTATTGTGATTTCTAACGATATTACCTACAATATTGGATCTTTTGGGCCAAAAgaggattttttcttcgataaAGTAACAAATTATGCGAGGGAGAAGGGAATTCCAAGGATATACTTGGCAGCCAATTCAGGAGCTAAACTTGGGATAGCTGAAGAGTTGATTCCCTTGTTCCACGTGGCGTGGAATGACCCCTCTGATCCGGCAAAGGGTTTTCGATACTTATATTTAACTCCAAAAGACATGCAGCAGCTAAGAGATTCCGGGAAGGAAAATTCAGTCGTCACTGAACATAGAATGGTGTATGGTGAAGAAAGATACATCATCAAAACAATAGTCGGGTCCGAAGAGGGTATCGGGGTTGAGTGTTTGCAAGGCTCGGGTTTGATTGCCGGAGCTACTTCGAAAGCATACAAAGACATTTTCACTATCACAGCGGTTACCTGTAGGTCGGTTGGTATAGGTTCTTATCTCGTTAGACTAGGGCAGCGGACAATACAGGTTGAAGATAAGCCTATTATATTAACGGGGGTATCAGCAATCAATAGAGTCCTGGGTAAAGATATCTACTCATCCAACTTACAAATAGGTGGTACTCAGATTATGTACAAAAACGGAATAACTCATTTAACTGTCAGTAATGACATGAAAGCCGTAGAACAAATATTGACTTGGTTGTCATATGTTCCCGCAAAAAGAGGTATGAGCGCTCCAGTTCTTGAAACAATAGATAGATGGGATCGAAATGTCAGCTTTAAACCTGTCAGGCAAGTTCCATACGAGGCAAAATGGTTGATAGAAGGTAAATTGGATGCGAATGGTGAATTTCAAAGTGGCCTTTTTGATAGAGGTTCATTCTTTGAGACGCTATCTGGCTGGGCTAAAGGTGTCGTTGTTGGCAGAGCACGGCTTGGAGGTATCCCAGTGGGGGTGATCGCAGTTGAGACCAAAACTATTGAAGACATAGTTCCTGCTGATCCAGCTGACCCAAAGTCATCggaattttcaattaaaGAGGCGGGACAAGTTTGGTACCCAAATTCTGCGTTTAAAACAGCGCAAAGCATAAATGATTTCAATTATGGAGAGCAATTACCGCTGATTATTCTAGCCAACTGGAGAGGTTTTTCTGGTGGCCAAAGGGACATGTATAATGAAGTCCTGAAATATGGGTCCTTTATTGTGGACGCTCTGGTTGAATATAAACAaccaataataatatacatCCCGCCCCTGGGTGAACTGAGGGGGGGATCATGGGTTGTTGTAGACCCCACCATTAATCCCGAGCAAATGGAAATGTATGCTGATCTTGAATCTAGAGGGGGGGTGTTGGAACCTGACGGAGTAGTTAGTATAAAGTACCGTAAGGAGAAGATGATAGAAACAATGACCCGGTTAGATTCCACGTATAGACATTTAAAAAGAACGttgatggaaaaagaattatCGTTGGAGAAGCAAAGTGATCTTACCAAAAGATTGAAGATAAGAGAGAGACAGTTGATGCCGATTTATAGCCAAATTAGCATACAATTTGCAGATTTACACGATAGATCCACCAGAATGCTGGTTAAAGGAGTGATCCGAAAGGAATTAGAGTGGAAAAAGTCGCGCCGGTTTTTATATTGGAGACTAAGACGAAGGTTGAATGAGGGACAAGTTATCAAGAGATtacgaagaaaaatgagCGACAACAAGACGGTGATGGAGTACGGCGAATTGTTGAAGATGGTCCAAACATGGTATGATCACCTGGATGTAAGTGATGATAGGGCGGTGGCCGAGTTCATAGAAAGAAAttccaaagaaattgacAAGAACGTTGAAGAGTTTGAAATCTCGCTGTTCATCGATGaactaaagaaaagatttgaagataaGAAC
- the ERG12 gene encoding mevalonate kinase (similar to Saccharomyces cerevisiae ERG12 (YMR208W); ancestral locus Anc_8.719), with product MSLPFLTSAPGKVIIFGEHSAVYGKPAVAASVSALRTYLLISESSTPNTIELDFPDISFNHKWSIDDFDAIIKDQTNSQKLAKAQQATDELSQELVSLLEPLLAQLSKSFHHHAAFCFLYMFVCLCPHTKNIKFSLKSTLPIGAGLGSSASISVSLALAMAYLGRLIESNDLKKLSESDKHIVNQWAFIGEKCIHGTPSGIDNAVATYGNALLFEKDSHKGTINANNFKFLEDFPTIPMILTYTRIPRSTKDLVANVRVLVTEKFPDVVRPILDAMGECALQGLDIMTKLSKCSGTDEEAIETNNELYEQLLELIRINHGLLVSIGVSHPGLEIIKNLSDDLRIGSTKLTGAGGGGCSLTLLRRDITQEQIDTFKKKLQSDFSYETFETDLGGTGCCLLGAEDLNRDPKTKNQIFQLFEEKNTTKQQIDDLLLPGSANLPWTS from the coding sequence ATGTCGTTACCGTTCCTTACTTCGGCTCCAGGCAAGGTCATCATTTTCGGTGAACATTCTGCTGTGTACGGAAAGCCTGCCGTTGCTGCCAGTGTGTCTGCATTGAGAACTTACTTGTTAATAAGTGAGTCCTCCACCCCTAACACTATTGAATTGGACTTTCCAGATATTAGCTTTAATCATAAATGGTCCATCGACGATTTCGATGCTATCATCAAGGATCAAACCAACTCTCAAAAGTTGGCGAAAGCTCAACAAGCCACTGATGAATTGTCTCAAGAACTTGTCAGTCTTTTAGAGCCCTTGCTGGCTCAATTGTCGAAATCTTTCCATCACCACGCTGCGTTCTGCTTCCTATACATGTTTGTTTGCCTATGCCCACACACCAAGAATATTAAGTTCTCTTTGAAGTCCACACTACCCATTGGGGCTGGATTGGGCTCAAGCGCCTCTATTTCCGTGTCGCTGGCCTTGGCTATGGCTTACTTGGGGCGGTTGATTGAGTccaatgatttgaaaaagctaTCTGAAAGTGATAAGCATATAGTGAACCAATGGGCCTTTATCGGTGAAAAATGTATTCATGGCACACCATCAGGAATAGACAATGCCGTGGCCACTTACGGTAATGCCTtgttatttgaaaaagactCTCACAAGGGAACAATAAACGCaaataatttcaaattcttggaagatTTCCCAACAATTCCAATGATTCTTACTTATACCAGAATTCCAAGGTCCACTAAAGATCTAGTGGCTAATGTTCGCGTCTTGGTCACCGAGAAATTTCCTGATGTTGTGAGGCCAATCTTGGATGCGATGGGCGAATGTGCTCTGCAAGGCTTAGATATCATGACTAAATTGAGCAAATGTTCCGGCACGGATGAAGAGGCTATTGAAACCAATAATGAATTGTACGAGCAATTATTGGAATTAATAAGAATAAACCATGGGCTGCTTGTTTCTATCGGTGTTTCTCACCCTGGATTGgaaattatcaaaaatttaagTGATGACTTAAGAATTGGTTCCACGAAACTGACTGGTGCTGGCGGAGGCGGTTGCTCTTTAACCTTGTTACGTAGAGATATCACTCAAGAGCAGATCGAtacttttaaaaaaaagttacaATCTGATTTTAGTTACGAAACATTTGAAACAGATTTGGGTGGTACTGGTTGCTGTTTGCTAGGCGCCGAAGATTTGAATAGAGATCCTAAAACTAAaaaccaaatttttcaactattcgaagagaaaaataccACAAAGCAACAAATCGACGATTTGTTGTTGCCAGGAAGCGCAAACTTACCTTGGACTTCATAA